The sequence below is a genomic window from Coffea arabica cultivar ET-39 chromosome 8e, Coffea Arabica ET-39 HiFi, whole genome shotgun sequence.
TAACAACCATAAAATgtaaaagattaatctttcttacactgacagtgtacatattattagtatttgattaataataattatgtacaatttgaatttgaaattcaacttttacatatatattatgAATTTAACGATAAGAGTGCATACACGGTTAGTGTATAAGATTTGCTCAAATTTAAATTAGCTCTAATTCGAAGGTTAAAAACtcaagaaattaagccaatccAATGCCGAAAAAAGTTTGGTCATCATAGCTAAAATTTAACGAGTTATGCTTTCTCTTTAACAGTCTTGCTACCACATGGAAAAGGATgcctcaaccaaaaaaaaaaaaaaacccacagAAGGGGAAATGGAAGGCTCCATCCAACCAACCAGAACAATGgtcataaaataaaataatgtatGGTTCTTGAAAAAGTTATCCAATTTGATAAATATGTTCAAGCTACAGGATCTTTGGTTGTTTTGAAGAGAATCGACAATCATTGTCTATTCTCACTTTCTGCCATCCAATTgcgagaaagaaagaaaaactattGCTGAACTGGCAAAGAACTCGTACTCCCAATTGAAAAAACTTACTCTGGTCATAAATTAAGTGGACGAAATCACAATCTCAATAGAATCCCAAATCGAATTtctattgaaaattttcaagaaatgagCCCAGACCAGGAAAGACTACGGCGGCGTAAAGGATGGCTCACCAAATTTCGCAGCTAGTAAGAAATGGGCTTTACAGAGAAGTTCTTGCTCTCTACTCTCAACTCCACTCTGCCTCAGTCCCAGCCTCATTTCTTCCCAAAAACTTCGCATTTCCTTTTCTCCTCAAAGCATGCGCCAGCCTAAAAGCTCTCTCCCAAGCCCAGATGCTGCATGCCCATATTATTAGAACTGGGTTCCAGTTCCAAATGCACACTGCTACTGCTCTCACGAATGTGTACATGAAACTGAAGCTGGTGGATGATGCAACCAAGATATTCGATGAAATTCCTAAACCAACTATTGATCTATGTAATGCCGTCATTTCTGGGTTTGCTCAAAATGGGTTTTGTAAGGAGGCTCTGAATATGTTTCAGCTAATTAGTTCTCGGAGGATTAGACCGGATTCCGTTACTATAGCTAGTGGCTTATCTGGGAGCAGTGATGCTGAGCAGGGTGTGCAATTGCATTGTTTAGCTATTAAGATTGGTGTCGAAACCGATATTTATGCAGCAACGTCGTTGTTGACAATGTACTTGAATTGTGGAGATTTGGGCTCGGCTGAAAAGGTTTATGGATTGATTCATTGCAAGAAtgtggtttgctataatgcatATATGTCGGGGATGCTGCAGAATGGGGCTCATTTACAGGTCTTGAATGTGTTTAATGAGATGAGAGGATCATCTAGTGGAAACCCGAACTTAGTTACGTTGATCTCGGTTACTTCTGCTTGCGCAAAACTTAAATATCTTCGCTTTGGGAGACAAGTCCATGGGTTTACTATGAAAGGATTATTAAGGTTTGACACTAAGGTTGGAACTGCACTTGTAGATATGTACTCGAAATGTGGCTCTTGGGATTCTGCTTATGGGGTGTTTAAGGAACTGGGTAATGGTAGAAGCTTAATAACATGGAATTCGATGATTGCAGGAATGATGTTGAATGATCAAAGTGAGCTTGCAATTGAGCTTTTTGTACAATTGGAAGATAACCAGTTGACGCCAGATTCAGCAACATGGAATTTGATGATCAGTGGGTTTTCCCGGTTGGGACAAGAAGCTGAAGCTTTCCTCTTCTTCAGGAAAATGCTCTCTGAGAATATTTTGCCCAGTCTGAAATCTGTCACAAGTTTATTAACTGCTTGTTCAGCTCTGTCCGCGCTGCACTTTGGACAAGAGATTCATGCACATGTTCTTAGGTCAGGGATCAGTGATGATGAATTTTTGGCCACTGCACTCGTTGATATGTATATGAAATGCGGGAAAACTACTTTAGCCGAATGTGTTTTTAACCAATTCAACATAAAGCCTCGTGATCCAGCATTTTGGAATGCAATGATATCTGGCTACAGCAGAAATGGCAGAAGTGAAGATGGCTTTAAGTTGTTCTACCAGATGCTGGAGGAAAAAGTGCATCCAAATTCAGCAACTTTCAACTGCATGCTGTCAATGTGTAGTCATACTGGCGAAGTTGACTTAGGGTGGCAAATTTTCCGGTCGATGGTTGTTAACTATGGTTTACAACCGACTTCAGAGCAACTCTACATCATGATTGATCTACTTGGTCGGTCTGGTCAACTGAAAGAAGCTCAACAACTATTGGGAGGAATAACAGAGCCCTCAGCCTCTGTTCTTGCTTCGTTGCTTGGAGCTTGTGAACAGCATGCAGATTTTGAGCTGGGCGAAGAGATTGCTAGAGAGCTTTCAGCTTTAGAGCCTGATAATCCTATTCCCTTTGTTATTCTATCCAACATATATGCTGGACTAGAAAAGTGGAAGGATGTGGAAAGAATTAGGGATATAATGAGCAAAAGGCAATTGAAAAAACTCCCTGCCTCCAGTACGATAGGAGTGATATGAAGACACTATAGCATGTAAAATTACAGAGATGAAACCTGATTTTGAGCAGAACTGTTCAAAGGCTGTCTACTCAATCAATGTTACATATGTCGCTGGCAAAGGCATCAACAGCCCAACACATCTTGTGCTGCAAATCCAGAATTGTTATCGAAGAAGTTTGCCGGTTCAAAGATAAAGCAAGAAGAGATTGACACCAGTAACTAATTGATCAGTTCAAAAAGTGCTGAAGCAACATGACTAACAAAACTTGGTGCGTtatcaaaagtgaaaccctTATTTGAGACGGCAGAAGAAAAAAGCTGGAGAGCAATTGTATTCTGAGCTAATGATAGAACCTATTTGAGAACAATAATTAGGTTGTCCAAACAGTAAAATTCAGGTGTCCTAAAGTATAGTTACAAAGCTGTAATAACAATTAGCTAGGTTGTCTAAACACTGAAATTCGTGATCAACAAGAAACTGGACATTACTAGTTATTCAGTAAACAAAAGATTTTCAACTGTTAAAATAGTTAAAACCTTGACTAAAGTTGCACCAAATGGCTAACCTGATCTTTGCAAAGGGGTAAATCCTCCTCCAGGTGAATTTCTTACTGTACAAGATCTTGTAAACATAAAAAAACATGATAAAACTAGAACTCTTAGTTCTATTTACGGTTCTTAATGCCTATTTATAAGCAGTTTctcatcatttattttttttcttttataaccAGAGGTTAAGTTGGGTCTCCCtcctaatttttattttcttttttttttgtactaataaaacaaaataaattatcTGCTTAAAAAAATGGTCCTTAAGAAATATTTAGTACTTGAGGGACTTGCAGTTGCTCACAACTTGTTTCCTAGTCTTTCATGGCCATTGCAGGCTCCCATCACTTTGCCACTAATGTGGCGTATCCAAATCCATATGAGTGCGTAATGTATTGATATGGTCCGATTGTATTTTAGTCACCGTGGATCCCTCCTTGACTTAGTTGGATTACCTCTTAGAATAGGCTAAAGTAAAAATATGAGTAGAAATTGAGTAGATGGTGATAAttgacaaaaaacaaaaaacaaaaaaaaggcaGTTGCAGGCAGCAACAAAAGGTTCAAAAACTATTGGGTAAAATACACCAAGTTGTTAAGGACCAGAAACCAGAGAGGCCAGAGTTCTTGCAGGAATCAGATAGGAACAAACTCAAAAAGACCAATTAACAATGAAACAATGAAACAGTGGATATATGAATCTGATCTTTATTAATGAGATCCTGGAAACAAGTTACAAGAACAGAACTGACGGTAACAGCTAAGAAGGGGTAAGAATTTGAAGGAAGATTTGGGAGGGAAAATTGAGGAAATGCTCCTCAGCAAATTCAGATGAATCTGGACGTATGAATTTCAATAATATCCCTACTTGAGCAGAAAGCCTGCTTATAAAGCTAAATAATCCTAACAGATTTCTAACTAAGCCAATAAAAGTAATACACGCGTCTAATACATCTGCAAGTTGCATCTGCAAGTTGCCGCGCTTGAAGTTCTGTTAGAACAACTAAAACCCAGGAAAGGCGTGCTTCGTCAGCCACGCCTTTGACAGCATTTCCAACCAAAGTTCACGCCTTCAGCTTCTTAGTGTCCACGCCTTCATTTCTCACTTCCTGGTTTCTGCCTATTCACGCTTTGTGTAGTTGTTTTGCTTGGTGGTCGCGCCTTCCTGCTTCTGACATTCACGCCTTCTTGGTTAGCTTGTCCATTTCATTACAATACCTCCTCCTCGCAGCAAACCTTGTCCTCAAGGTTGGAACTGAGGGAATTTTGCCCTGATCATCGCAGCATCCTCCCAGGTTGCGTCTGCTGGTTCAGTTCCCCACCACTGGACTAGCCATTGTGTTACAGCAACGTTTCCTCTCTTGATCATTCTCCTGCTCAGTAAGGTTTCTGGTTCCACTCTAATGAACTCTCGTTCATCTGTGTCTGGTAGTTGTAGGATAGGGGTAGTCCTGCCTCCTAGCTTCCTTTTGAGCAAGGATACATGGAAGACAAGGTGTATCCTGGATGCAGTAGGTAGCTTAAGTTTGTAAGCAACCTTTCCAATCTTCTCTTCTATGAGGTAAGGGCCAAAGTACTTGGCAGATAACTTGGTGTTGGTCCTGACCATCACAGTGGATTGTCTGTAAGGTTGTAGTCTTAAGTACACCCAATCACCAACCTGGAATTCCCTCTCACTTCTGTGTACATCAGCATACTTCTTCATCCTTTCTTGAGCAATCTTTAAGTTATGCTGCAATAGCTCATCCATCTGTCTCCTGTCCCTTATATAGTCACCCACTGTGGCCACCTTGGCTTGTTCATAGGGCCCAAGAGCTAATTGGGGGGGCTTGGATCCATACAGAGCTTCAAAGGGGGTCATTTGTACTGCAGTGTGGTAGGTGGTGTTATACCACCACTCAGCTAAGGAAAGCCACGTGTTCCATCTTTTAGGTTCCAGGTGTGTCATACACCTGAGATACATTTCTAAAACTTGGTTGACTCTCTCTGTCTGGCCATCTGTTTGAGGATGGTAGGTTGTGCTCAGGTTCAATCCAGCCCCTAGCAATGTGAACAATTCTGTCCAGAACTGGCTGATGAAGATTTTATCTCTGTCTGAGATCATGCTCTGAGGAATGCCATGTAGTTTACTAACATGATCCAGAAAAATCCTTGCTATCTTGGGGGCCTCAAAGGGGTGAGCCAGGCTTATGAAGTGAGCATACTTAGTAAACCTGTCCACCACAACTAGGATAGTGTCATTCCCTTCAGATTTGGGTAATCCCTCTATGAAATCCATGGTGACATGACTCCAAGAATGTTGTGGGATAGGGAGTGGTTGGAGTAGGCCTGGGTAGGCCACACGCTCATCTTTACATTTCCTGCAGGTATCACATTGCAATATTGCTGTCTTAATCTCCTTGAACATACCTGGCCAATAAAATAACTGTTTAGCTCTCATCCAACTAGCCTGTATGCCTGAATGTCCACCAAGCTGTGAGTCATGAAGGGCAGTGATGAGTGCCTTCCTTATTTCTCCCCCCTTCCCAACCACAACTCTCCCTTTATACCTCAGAATGCCACTCTGATAGCTATAGTCAGAAGCCTGTCTTGGAGATGCCAAGGTTCCCCTGATGAGGTCCTGAGCCCAGACATCCCCTAGATAACTTGCCATCACTTCCTTCATCCATTCAGGTATAACTGTGGTGGTTATTGCACACTCAGCTTCCTCCTTGCCCATCCTGGAGAgggcatcagctaccacattttcttttcctttcttgtaGCATATCTCATAGCTTAGCCCCATCAGTTTAGTGAGCCACTTCTGCTGGAGGGGGGTGGTGATCCTCTGCTCCAGCAGGTACTTGAGGCTTTGGTGATCAGTGTTGATGATAAAATGGTGTCCCTCCAGGTAGTGCCTCCACTTAGTGACTGCTGTGACTAAAGCCAGTAGTTCCTTTTCATAAATGGACAGCCCCAAATTCTTCTGGCCTAAGCTTTGGCTAAGAAAAGCCAGGGGTCTCCTATGCTGCATTAGTACAGCCCCTATTCCCCCATAACAGGCATCAGTTTCCACTATAAATGGCTGAGAAAAGTCTGGAAGAGCTAGTACAGGGGTGCTGCACATGGCTAATTTGAGTTTCTGGAAAGCATCTTCAGCCACTTCTCCCCAGTGGAATCCATCCTTCTTGAGGAGGGTGGTTAGGGGTTTGGCAATAGCACCATATCCCTTGACAAATTTCCTGTAGTATCCTGTCAGTCCCAAGAATCCCTTCAGCTGCTTGGTGTTCCCTGGTTTTGGCCACTGCATCATGGAGTCAATCTTCTGAGGGTCAGCTCTCACCCCCTCTGCTGAAATGATATGGCCTAGATATTCCACCTGCTTCTGGGCAAAGGAGCACTTGCTCTCCTTAGCATAGAGTTGGTGCTGCCTTAGAATTCCTAGGACTTCAGCAACATGCTGGACATGCTCCTCCAGTGTAGGGCTGTAGATTAATATGTCATCAAAAAATACTAATACATGCTTCCTTAGTTGCTTCTGGAATACCTGGTTCATCAATCCTTGAAAAGTCGCAGgtgcattggtcagtccaaatgGCATGACCTTGAATTCGTATAGTCCTTGGTGTGTTCTGAAAGCTGTTTTAGGGGTATCTTCTTCCCTTACCCTTATCTGGAAGTATCCTGCTCTGaggtcaattttagtgaaatatTTGGAGCCATGCAATTCATCTAACAGTTCATCAATAAGGGGTAAAGGAAACTTATTCTTTACTGTCAGATCATTCAACTGCCTGTAGTCCACGCAAAATCTCCATGatccatccttcttcttgacCAGCAGTACTGGTGAGGCAAAAGGGCTGCTACTGAGTTGGATGATCCCAGAGTGTAGCATCTCCTGCACCAGTTTCTCAATTTCTGTCTTCTGAATATAGGGGCACCTGTATGGCCTGATTTGAAATGGCTTTGCTCCCTCCTGGAGAGTGATGCAGTGATCCTGGCTCCTTGCAGGGGGTAGTCCCTGTGGTTCCTGGAATACATCTGCAAAGTCCTGTAGTAGTTTCTCCATAACAGGTGGAGTTGGCTCCTGGACCGTGTCCCTGTCCTCCACTGCACATACCTGTGCCAGAATTACATACGTTTGCTTCCTGGTCCACTTATACAGTCTACTTCCccttatgagtttcaattgtatgGTACTGCCCTCTCCCTTTAGCTCTAcctgttgtttccctttctggAATTTCATACTTAGTTTTCTAAAGTCAAACTCCATTGGGCTGTTTCTGGCTAGCCAATCTACTCCTAGTATCATATCACACCCTCCCAATCTCAGAGTATTGAACTGATGTGAAAATTCATATCCCTGCATCCTCCATGTTACTGGCTTGGCAATGTTTCTGGATTGTAGTTTCTTCCCATTGGCCACTCTAACTGTCAGTGGCTCCCCCTTTGTTACCAATTTCAAGTTTCTAACCAATTGTTCATCAATAAAACAATGTGTACTGCCACTGTCAACTAGTGCAGTAATGGCCCTCCCCTGAATCATCCCCTTAATCCTGATGGTCTTGTGTTCTTCTCCACCAGCTAAGGCATGGATAGATACCTCCATGAGTTTATTCTCTATTTCTCCTCCAATACAGTCACAGAATATATCAGCCCCatcattcttttctccctcTTCAACATTTCCTGGTACCTCCTCTTCTCCCATAATTAACAAGTTTAAATGGGACTGTCTACATACATGTCCCAATGTATATGGTTCAGCACATTTAAAGCAGAG
It includes:
- the LOC140013134 gene encoding pentatricopeptide repeat-containing protein At2g02750-like; the encoded protein is MAHQISQLVRNGLYREVLALYSQLHSASVPASFLPKNFAFPFLLKACASLKALSQAQMLHAHIIRTGFQFQMHTATALTNVYMKLKLVDDATKIFDEIPKPTIDLCNAVISGFAQNGFCKEALNMFQLISSRRIRPDSVTIASGLSGSSDAEQGVQLHCLAIKIGVETDIYAATSLLTMYLNCGDLGSAEKVYGLIHCKNVVCYNAYMSGMLQNGAHLQVLNVFNEMRGSSSGNPNLVTLISVTSACAKLKYLRFGRQVHGFTMKGLLRFDTKVGTALVDMYSKCGSWDSAYGVFKELGNGRSLITWNSMIAGMMLNDQSELAIELFVQLEDNQLTPDSATWNLMISGFSRLGQEAEAFLFFRKMLSENILPSLKSVTSLLTACSALSALHFGQEIHAHVLRSGISDDEFLATALVDMYMKCGKTTLAECVFNQFNIKPRDPAFWNAMISGYSRNGRSEDGFKLFYQMLEEKVHPNSATFNCMLSMCSHTGEVDLGWQIFRSMVVNYGLQPTSEQLYIMIDLLGRSGQLKEAQQLLGGITEPSASVLASLLGACEQHADFELGEEIARELSALEPDNPIPFVILSNIYAGLEKWKDVERIRDIMSKRQLKKLPASSTIGVI